In Lentibacillus amyloliquefaciens, one DNA window encodes the following:
- a CDS encoding DUF4256 domain-containing protein, which produces MPENKEEMNMTNSHQITFSHEEREELLKILKTRFEKNMNRHDGLEWAKIQEKLDADSEKLWSLNEMERTEGEPDVVGHDKTTDEYIFYDCSAESPKGRRSVCYDREGLESRKKHKPENNAMDMAGAMGIELLTEEQYRALQNLENFDMKTSSWVQTPVDIRELGGALFCDYRYGHVFLYHNGASSYYGGRGFRGSLRV; this is translated from the coding sequence ATGCCTGAAAACAAGGAGGAAATGAACATGACAAACAGCCATCAAATAACATTTTCACACGAAGAACGTGAAGAATTACTCAAAATATTGAAAACCCGTTTTGAGAAAAACATGAACCGCCACGATGGCCTTGAATGGGCTAAAATCCAGGAAAAGCTGGATGCTGATAGTGAAAAACTGTGGTCGCTCAATGAAATGGAAAGAACTGAAGGTGAGCCGGATGTTGTTGGTCATGATAAAACCACGGATGAATACATATTTTACGATTGTTCAGCCGAAAGCCCAAAAGGCCGTAGAAGTGTTTGTTACGACCGGGAAGGGCTGGAGTCAAGGAAAAAACATAAACCGGAAAATAACGCGATGGATATGGCAGGTGCCATGGGTATTGAGCTTTTAACTGAAGAACAATATCGAGCGTTGCAGAACCTTGAAAATTTCGATATGAAAACATCAAGTTGGGTGCAAACGCCCGTTGATATTAGAGAGCTCGGCGGTGCTCTTTTTTGCGATTATCGATACGGACATGTCTTCTTGTATCACAACGGTG
- a CDS encoding ArsR/SmtB family transcription factor, producing MDKNEQQPENDTYEDLDEETLFVVSQIFKALGDPTRIRILHLLFYQEYSVNQIAENLDLRQSTVSHQLRILKNLRLVKYRRDKTTLYYAHDDKHVMNLLNQAINHATHS from the coding sequence ATGGATAAAAATGAACAGCAACCGGAAAACGATACGTACGAAGATTTGGATGAAGAAACATTGTTTGTTGTTTCGCAAATATTTAAAGCATTGGGTGATCCGACCAGAATCCGAATTCTTCATTTGTTGTTTTATCAGGAATATTCGGTTAATCAGATTGCTGAGAATTTAGATCTCAGACAATCGACTGTATCCCATCAGCTTAGGATTCTGAAGAATTTGCGGCTGGTCAAATATCGTCGGGATAAAACAACACTTTATTATGCCCACGATGACAAACACGTTATGAACCTGTTGAACCAAGCGATTAATCATGCAACGCACAGTTGA